The following proteins are encoded in a genomic region of Xanthomonas citri pv. mangiferaeindicae:
- a CDS encoding homogentisate 1,2-dioxygenase, translating to MPQTEAQSRPVLDYMSGFGNEFATQAEPGTLPVGQNSPQRVAHGLYAEQLSGTAFTAPRGENRRSWLYRIRPAVLHGRFVPFEQPRFHDGFDRGPVTPEQLRWSPIPLPETPVDFVDGLFSMGGSGGAGAYDGVGIHVYAANASMTDRFFYSADGELLLVPQLGRLVVATELGTLEVEPQEIAVIPRGIRFRVELPDGASRGYVCENQGRALRLPDLGPIGANGLANPRDFLTPVAHYEDIEGDFSLIAKFQGHLWQASIGHSPLDVVGWHGNYAPYKYDLRRFNTIGSISFDHPDPSIFTVLTSPSDTPGTANLDFAIFPPRWLVAQHTFRPPWFHRNVASEFMGLVHGQYDAKADGFSPGACSLHNCMSGHGPDAATFDKASAADLAKPDVIADTMAFMFETRGVLRPTMQALEAAHRQADYQTVWAGLERRFVPPR from the coding sequence ATGCCGCAGACCGAGGCGCAGTCGCGTCCGGTGCTCGACTACATGTCCGGATTCGGCAACGAGTTCGCGACCCAGGCCGAGCCCGGCACGTTGCCGGTCGGCCAGAATTCGCCACAGCGCGTCGCGCACGGGCTTTATGCCGAGCAACTGTCGGGCACCGCGTTCACCGCGCCGCGCGGCGAGAACCGGCGCAGTTGGCTGTATCGCATCCGCCCGGCGGTGCTGCATGGGCGCTTCGTGCCGTTCGAGCAGCCGCGCTTCCATGACGGTTTCGATCGCGGCCCGGTGACGCCGGAACAACTGCGTTGGAGCCCGATCCCGTTGCCCGAGACGCCGGTCGATTTCGTCGATGGTCTGTTCTCGATGGGTGGCAGCGGCGGGGCCGGCGCTTACGACGGTGTGGGCATCCACGTCTACGCCGCCAACGCGTCGATGACCGACCGCTTCTTTTACAGCGCCGATGGCGAGCTGTTGCTGGTGCCGCAGCTGGGCCGCCTGGTGGTGGCGACCGAGCTCGGCACACTCGAGGTCGAACCGCAGGAGATCGCGGTGATTCCGCGCGGCATCCGGTTCCGCGTCGAGCTGCCCGATGGCGCGAGTCGCGGCTATGTGTGCGAGAACCAGGGGCGCGCGCTGCGCTTGCCTGACCTCGGGCCGATCGGGGCCAACGGCCTGGCCAACCCGCGCGACTTCCTGACGCCGGTCGCGCACTACGAGGATATCGAGGGCGATTTTTCGCTGATCGCCAAGTTCCAAGGGCATCTGTGGCAGGCGTCGATCGGGCATTCGCCACTCGACGTCGTTGGCTGGCACGGCAACTACGCGCCGTACAAGTACGACCTGCGCCGGTTCAACACGATCGGCTCGATCAGCTTCGACCACCCGGATCCGAGCATCTTCACCGTCCTCACTTCGCCCAGCGACACCCCCGGCACGGCCAATCTCGATTTTGCGATCTTCCCGCCGCGCTGGCTGGTGGCGCAGCACACATTCCGGCCGCCGTGGTTCCATCGCAACGTCGCCAGCGAATTCATGGGTCTGGTGCACGGCCAGTACGACGCCAAGGCCGACGGCTTCTCGCCCGGTGCCTGTTCGCTGCACAACTGCATGAGCGGCCACGGGCCGGATGCGGCCACGTTCGACAAGGCCAGCGCTGCCGATCTCGCCAAGCCCGACGTGATCGCCGACACGATGGCCTTTATGTTCGAGACCCGCGGGGTGCTGCGACCGACGATGCAGGCACTCGAAGCCGCGCATCGGCAAGCGGACTACCAGACCGTCTGGGCGGGCCTGGAGCGTCGGTTCGTCCCACCGCGTTAG